The nucleotide window TTGGCGCCGATGCCATGACGTCTGCCGCTTCTTTCAGTTGCACGGAGGCGTTCTTTTCTCCTTCAGCTGCAATGACTTTGGCCCTGGCCTCTCTGGCTGCCTCAGCCTCCGCCGCCATGGCTCTTTGCAACTGCATAGGAAGGCGGACGTCCTTGATTTCAATCCGTTCCACTTGGATTCCCCAAACATCCGTTGCTTCGTCGAGACTGGCGAGCATACCTTGCGCAATCTGTTCCCTGTCGGTCAAAATCTCACTGAGACTCTTGGTTCCGAGCATGTTGCGCAAAGTTGTTTGTGCCAGAAGCCTTGTGGCACCATCCACGTTTTCCACGTTGGTGACAGCCATGGTGGCATCACGAACGCGGTAATAAACAACAGCATCCATCTGGACAGTGACGCTGTCTTTTGTTAAGATTTCCTGAGGCGGAACATCGAATGTCCTTGTTCTCAGATCTACTTTCCGATATTCGTCCGTACAAGGGATGATGAAAAATATACCGGGTCCTTTTGCACCTCCCAACAGACGACCGAGACGAAAAATCACTGCTCTTTCATATTCTTGAACCACTTTGACGCAAGAGCAAAGTGAAAACGGAAAGGTAGCTGCGATTAGGATGAATGATATAAGCATGAGAAGCAATCCACAAAATCCATTTCCACCATTATCATTGGAAGCGGTATAGCCTGCTTTCATTGGCTGTCCAGTCTGCTGCATGTTGAAAAATTCACTTACGTACGTTGTCTGTTCTCCTATTTTGGAATTCTAGTATCAACGTAGAGATATTTTCAAGTTTGCATCAATCTCcagaaagaaatttgaaaatttgcaaaagatAACAAAAAGAACACAATATAATGAACAACTaatattgttacgtcataaatccGCATGTACATTACGTCAATCGTAAAGTGAGTAGCCTACACAGTACAGTTGTATCGTATCGTTTAGTTTTCTTCATCGACAGTGGCTGAACgagaaataaaatgctaaccattataAGGTAAAAAATCATAATTCAGCCAGCAGACAATGAcggaaaaagcagcaaagcccAAGGTCTTAGccttaaaacgtgcaaaaaTGATGTTAACACATGATAAAGACGATCAATAGTtcgcacggccactaaacccaacatgcaagtaaaaataaaacaaacgaaaaaatatGTGTTACTGTTAAATTTGGACACTGATGTAGCGTGGTAATCAAAAGCCGATAGTAGAAATACGCTTTAGTAACAtggtaacaacaacaaacaaacaatatgtTGATTAAGATTAGAGCAGCTGGATGGTGAAGAGAAACTCCCACaaaaagaaaccccatcccaAGAATTGGAATCCCGTTTCCGTGGCCAAGGAGAGGGCACGACAGTAGATCCCTCTTGTGCACTAAAGTTATTAAATTACACATGTCACAGATAATACGGTACAATTGAAAATTGTACATAACACGTATTATGTAGAATGTATGTTTTAATACACGACATTGCAGCAAACAGACGCTCATCGGAGAAATTATATTCTTTCCACGTCAATTTCCGGTTTTTCATGTCTGCTTGTTTTTACGTtatttaaaactataaatCCATTGCCGTCGGGTTTATGGAAAACTTACAAGCTAAAACTGACTAACTAACTCACAACACAGATTTTTCATCGGTAAACTTACGCTATGTCAGGTGATAtctttacgtcacaataacgGTGTCCTGCCAAATTTATTACGGGCTTTGTGTGACGTAAAATTGTTGCATGCATCAGCGTAAGTTATCCTAACAAAAACCTGGATTTTCCTGTTAGtatgttttcttgtttgtaagttaaatttgtCACCTTGTAACTTTTGCCTGAACCCGATGGCAACCAAGGTTTTTGATCAGAAAACTTACGCTGAGTCTTGCAAATTGCGATGTCTTAGCGTCACAATACCAGGAACGAATTTGGAATGACACTGATATTGCAGTCCCTGTCCAGCGCAAATACTTGTAGAATGTACATGCATAAACTGAATAACTGATAGTGCATGTAGAACTGCCAAGTCCAAGTGCaaatatgtaggcctacaactATGTGCAACGGCTGTTTGCGGTAATGTTCAAGTGCAGCTCTCTTATCTGCACATAGGCTATACAGTACACAGTCGCACATTTTGTTGCACGCTTGTACATACTGACATTGCTGCAGCCTGCATACGGTACACACATAAATTATATAGACACCAACCAAAGCCTGAATTGTCAGTGTGCGTACATCGACGAATGCCGACTATAAAGTGATGTAGACAGGAGCAGTAGGCGTGGGCCACACTATGCACTGCTATAAGGAATGATGTCCCTACATTTTTGTACGGAACTTGCGTTAGTTATTACAATAATTACACTCTTTGAGTGGACTAAAGTTATAATTTTAGCCTAGCCTATATGCCTTTGTTAATTAGATACCTCGACCAGATTAAGAATGTTAATGTATTAAAAGGCGTTTATTTTAGTCATGGAATGTTATACACTTTGagttagttttatttaaacattacACTAACTGAACTGTGGACAGAAAAGCTTATTGCAAGCATTTGTATTACTGGTGTACCGTCCAACCAGATGTCCTCCAATAGTTATGGTAACCAGCTTCcaacaaaatacattttacgACTTTCAGGTTCTGTATCAAGGTCTAAAAGAATCAGGTAGTCTTCATACTTTAGttcatatataaataaatgtgGGGATTATACTGGTGCTATTTTGAATTGATTTGTACATTAAAGCTATATGGAAACAGTCGTGTTTGGTTTTGTCAGAACAAAGCAAGTTTTACCATAAGTGTCAGGTTTTGAATAGGTTCCAGTCTGCAAACTTCTCAATGCTGAATCGTAGAACACTATATTTAAAAGTCTGTCTAGAAATTCCTTTAATTTGTGAGCTTCAGTGACTTATTGTAAAgaaatataaatgttttacCAATAAGAAATGCTTTACTAATTGTTTTGGAACTTCAGACACGCTCACGTTACTAACATAGTTAagttgtattttatttatattattcaTGCACTGCCACTATGCAATATATTTGAGTAAAAATACCATTCTAATTCAGCAAAAGCAATATACTTTTGAGTGTTGCATACCCTCTGCCTATGGGTAACTTTGTGGATTTACACTAATAAAAGTGTTCTTCttgtgtaaaaacaaaaattattttacaccTTTGTGTCTATTCTGTTAATATGTCTGGTTGTAAACATAATACATGTTGAATTTAGATATTTAATAATGTGTTAATTAAATAGAAAACTTGTTATTATCGTTAGTTAATAATTACtctcaaatcctttattgtactTTCGTTTAGATCAGAAGATGTAAAAAGCATTGACAAAAGGAGCATTCTTAGAACAGAATTAGGTCCACGACCAAAAAGAATGAAATCAAGTTCTCGAAAGAATTGCTTTGCTGTATCTGACGATGAAAttagtgcattttttgaacTATTCAGTAAGTAAATTTTGCTCTACAAATCCCTTAATTGTCAGGTTTTTAATCGGTATTGTGTTATGGAAAGTAATGCATTGATATAACTCTAATATTGCATTGAAATTTGTCTACAGttacataaattattttaacaaaatttaccaGATGATCCAGTAATTCAAGAATTTCTTTGGATTGACACTTGCTACCGAGTTTCAGACAGTTACCTACTAGCCATGGTTTTCGCATTTTTCAAACGAGCGCATTTGCATTTAAGTGAATACACAAAAGAGAATTTTTTTGTAGCCTTGTAAGTCATTAGCTCGTAAGTTTTATAAAGTGTTATTTTGAGGCTTAGAATTATTTTGCATATTACCCAACTAGATTAACACTTTCTGCAATTGAATCCAGTTTTCAGTAACTCTTAGAAGCTAACGGTCAGCGCTGTAAGTCAGGAATAGTCAATGTTATGGAGATTACTGTGTCAGGTACTTAGCAAATGACATGGAAGAAGATGAGGAAGATTTTAAATACGAAATATTTCCTTGGGCTCTTGGCTCATCTTGGAGAGATCTTTATCCCGGTTTGCTCCAGCAGAGAGACAAGATGTGGATTAGGATGAAGTTTAGAGCAGCCGTTAGCAGAAGATGTTGTGAAGAGGTATCCTGCCATTTTATTCATTATTCAAGGCACAAGATTCCCAAAGACAATTGTTATGCGCTCCAGAGATCCTCAAATTGCACTTTtactaaattttgttttcttttaaagattAAATCTTTTCCAATTTTGAACTAAGTTGTCGTATTATGATTGTTGTAGCATTACAACGGTTATAAACAGTAGTTACCCTATCATCGTTAGCCTTCAACTAACATGAATAGCTTTGGTTTTGCtattatttaataaacataGAATTTAGGTGAATTAAATGCAATTAATGTGTTTGTCAAAGATGATGCGATTGTGTCCGGATCATTTTATCTGGAAACGTGAGCGAAACTCTCATCACGGCGGAGCAAAAAGAAATTGTCGAAAGACAGCAGAAGAAAAGGAACCTTTTCCGAGGGGGCCCGGACGGTCGCCAATTCCATGTAAAGTTTGCACAAAAGCTGATAGTAGCAGTGGGTaagtcaaacatttttaacaatattaCTTAAGCAAATCTGATTACACCATTTTTGTTGTAGGTACTTGTCTGATGATGGTATTTTAGCAAACAATCCCGTCGTCTTCTTTGTTGCTCAGCCTGATTCATCACCGGATGAATATTTTAGCGCCAGCAGTAAGatggtaaaacaaaattttatagcattGCATCAGATATATCTCCttctttgttacaaatttCTAGCACATAGCGCTACTACATATTTTCCTATATTATCCTGTTTGCATAGCAGTACCATTACTAGTATTAGCAATACCTTTTATCCAAGTTTCTTACAAACACATAACTCCAGTAGAAAGGTAATAATTGCTCAACTCATGTGAAAGTACTAATAGCTACCCTTTTgtatgtttattacaaaatctaTGCAATCGTCTCAGATACTTTGGAGCTTAGTGAATACTGCATGTCGAATGGTCGTGATTATCATTAACCATTACATTTTATGTTAATTCGAACAGGTTGGTTCAACCAGCAAAAATCCTCTTACATGCAAATCAAATCATTTGTGCCAGTGCAGTAACAACGGTCAGGAAGTGGTTCAAGCGTCCTGCTCAATAGAAGATTCTACAAGCTTTGATATGGATGGTATGATACCGTAAAACCTGTGTCAGCTTTTCCAACTTTTCAGCTGGTggtagttttaaaacttgacTTGAAGAGTTTTTTTTTACTCCCATAATTacatttacatgttttatactgtttattgtttaagtccaacattttttaattgtagACGATTTTTAACCTTCAAATTACTTTTTAATAGGATTGTGGGCCACCTTGACATGAGATAAATCACAGCCAGTTAATACACATGATGACCGGATTATTGAGCATTCCTTCCCGCTCATAActgcaatttttattttgaaatattaatacCTACCcatgcaatgaaatttttccttcAAGTATTTTGATACTGAaagcttatttttatttatggttAAAACCGCAAATTCTTGATAAAAAAAAGCGAGTACAT belongs to Clavelina lepadiformis chromosome 6, kaClaLepa1.1, whole genome shotgun sequence and includes:
- the LOC143462474 gene encoding speedy protein A-like; this translates as MSSNSYGNQLPTKYILRLSGSVSRSKRIRSEDVKSIDKRSILRTELGPRPKRMKSSSRKNCFAVSDDEISAFFELFNDPVIQEFLWIDTCYRVSDSYLLAMVFAFFKRAHLHLSEYTKENFFVALYLANDMEEDEEDFKYEIFPWALGSSWRDLYPGLLQQRDKMWIRMKFRAAVSRRCCEEMMRLCPDHFIWKRERNSHHGGAKRNCRKTAEEKEPFPRGPGRSPIPCKVCTKADSSSGYLSDDGILANNPVVFFVAQPDSSPDEYFSASSKMVGSTSKNPLTCKSNHLCQCSNNGQEVVQASCSIEDSTSFDMDGLWATLT
- the LOC143462475 gene encoding band 7 protein AGAP004871-like, producing MQQTGQPMKAGYTASNDNGGNGFCGLLLMLISFILIAATFPFSLCSCVKVVQEYERAVIFRLGRLLGGAKGPGIFFIIPCTDEYRKVDLRTRTFDVPPQEILTKDSVTVQMDAVVYYRVRDATMAVTNVENVDGATRLLAQTTLRNMLGTKSLSEILTDREQIAQGMLASLDEATDVWGIQVERIEIKDVRLPMQLQRAMAAEAEAAREARAKVIAAEGEKNASVQLKEAADVMASAPNAMQLRFLQTLNTISAEKNSTIVFPIPIDLLSALKR